GATGCTGTAACAGAAGAGGAAGTTCTTAATTTTATACAAAAAGTAGGACATCCAGTATTAGAAATGGAATCAATGTTCTAAATTAGATTTACAAGATAATAAAAATATTAAATTCTAATTAAAGAAGAAGTATCAAAAGATTTGAGCATAGTTTTTCCCCTCTTTTTACTAGATTCCCCTCCCTTTATGGGAGGGGGTAGGGGGAGGGTGAAATGTCTTCGAAACCATGCTACAAATCTCTAAAAATATAAACTTTATAAAAATAAAATATTTGGAGGTTATATTGGAAAAGGAAGTATTAATAACTAAAGATATGACTATTGGAGAAGTTGTAACTAAATATCCTCAAACTATGCCAGTTTTTTTTAGCCATGGTCTTCCATGTGTGGGATGCCATGTTGCTCAATGGGAAAGTGTAGAGGAGGGAGCACTTGCCCATGGAATTAAAGATGTCAAAAAATTAGTTGAGGATTTAAACAAGGTTGCTGAGCAAGTTAATATTAAATAGAAAATATTAACATAATATTTTCTTAATCTATAGTATTCTCTTAAATATCCACATTAGGAGTTAGTTTGAATCAAAAGCTATTTGAAAATTATGAATTTATTTTCATAGTAGTATTTGTTCCATTAATCATAATAATTTTGTTTTATTTATTACAAAAATTTATTAATTTCATTTCTGGTAAATCAACCACTACTAAATCTTCTACAAAAATGCATCCAAAAAGTTACAATTTGCAAACATTTACTATAAGCTATTTAGAACCTATTCTTATTGTGATAATACTTTTTTATGAGGTAGGTTTATTATTTTTTGGAGGTTTAATAGTGTTGTCTTCGCTTAATGGAAAATTTATAGCCATGGTAATAGCTATATTAATATTTTTATTTATTATAAATTTATTATTAATATATAAAAGATTTACCAGGATAAATAAAGCAAAGAGACATGGATAATAACCCTAAACATTTAAGAAAAATTAAATTTCTGAATAGATTAAAAAATTGGGTGAAGTTAACATCTATAAATGTATATTGCTTTTCATCAGGATGTTGTGGAGATGAAATTTTGGCAACTTATGGTCCAGTTTATGACCTTGAGAGATTGGGAGTAAACTTTGTCTCTTCTCCAGAAAGAGCAGATGTCCTAATGATAGCGGGAACCATCACCAAAGAAATGAAACCCATCTTAGAAGATTTATATAACAACATTGAAGACAAGACAGTGGTAATAGCGGTTGGCTCATGTGCAATAAATGGGGGCCCTTTTTACAAAAGCGATTATATATTAAATGGAGTAAAAGAAATTTTTAATGTGGACCTTTATGTACCAGGTTGTCCACCAAGACCAGAAGCAATTATATATTCAATTTTAAGATATAAGGAAAGGTTTAAGTAACAAGCCGAAAATATTAATAAAATATTGAATTTTTAAAAAAGGGTGTAAAAAATAGATACTTATAGCATATATATTGAGCCTAAATTTATGCCATTTGGATTTCCCATTGGACTAAATATTAACTTAAAAGAAGACGTGGTTATTAATTTGAATCCAGATTTTGGATATTTAAAGACTGGTGTTGAAGAAATAATTGAGGGCATAGAAATTGACAAGGTTATTCCATTTATTAATAGAGTTGATACTAGCAGTGCGATATCTGTCGAACTTGCATATTGTATTGCCTTAGAAAATTATTTCAAAATAGAGGTACCCATAAGAGCAAAATTTATTCGGGTAATTCTCAGTGAACTTTCGAGAATATCCAGTCATATACTATTTTTAACCAAGTTAGCGAATGCATTGGGTATGAATATGCCACTTCATTATTGCTTGAGAGAAAGAGAAGAAATACTTCATCTTATCGAGGTTGCAACAGGATCGAGACTAACTCCAAATTTTGTAAGAATTGGGGGTATAAAAAGTGATTTGAGCAAGCAATTTTTTGACAAATTAAAAGAAATGTTAAAGGGTTTTAGAAGAAAGGTTCATGAGATAAGAGTATTTTTCTTAGAGAATGAGCTGGTAGTTAATAGACTAAATAATTTGGGTATTTTGGTAAAAGAAGATGCTATTAAATTAGCTATTAGTGGTCCAAACTTAAGAGCCTTGGGAGTATCCCAGGATATTAGAAAAAATGATAATTATGAAATATATGATGAGTTAAATTTCAAAGTTCCCATTGGTGATAGAGGAGATAGTTTGGACAGATGTATGGTTAGAATAGAGGAAATAGAACAATCTATTTCTATTATTTCACAGGCTCTTTATAAAGTGCCAGAGGGAAAAATAAGAACATATGGTGTAGTTAATACTCATTTAACGGAAAATATATATAGCCATGTTGAATGTCCCCATGGTGAACTGGGTATGAATATATCAGTAAGTGAGGGTAGAATAGCTAAAATAAGCATAAAAGGACCTTCATATAATAACCTGTTTGCTTTTTCAAAAGCAGTTATAGGTGAAATACTCGAGGATATTGAATTAATACTGGCAAGTTTTGATATCTGTGTGTGCGAGGTAGATAAATGATTTTAAAAGCTTTATATTTCTTATTATTTCTATTTTTAGGACTATATATAATTATATACCTTCATAAGAAAGCACTAGCTCATATGCAATCAAGAAGAGGTCCATTACAAACTGGTTTTCATGGAACTTTACAAATATTTTCCCAAATTTTGAAAACAATTTTAAATTGGCCAAAATTATTTACTAATTGGCAAGATCTATCTAATAACATTGGAGTGATGATCTCACTTACATTTGCCATATTAGCCTTTCTGTTAATTCCCCTGACAGAAGATATTTTCTTAATGAATATTGAGATGTCCCTGCCACTTTGTCTTTCTTTTATTATGATATCCAACATGGGTGCATTTCTTTCAATTAAGAAAGTTAAATTAAATACGAATAAAATGGCAGGTTTATTAGATAGGATATCTACTGTTCTTATATTTAGCATTCCATTATTCATATCATCTATGGGACCTGTAATAGTTTCGTCATCTTTTAATCTTTTTGAAATAGTTCGAGCGCAAAGTAGATTCTATAACATCTTATACCAACCATTAAGTTTTATTGTTTTTTTATTAAGTTGTTCTTTGCTTTGGCAGAGATTACCTCTTGATGTTCCTAAAAAGGATACCTACTTTAATACTGATTATCTTTCTACTCAAAC
This genomic window from Actinomycetota bacterium contains:
- a CDS encoding NADH-quinone oxidoreductase subunit H, with the translated sequence MILKALYFLLFLFLGLYIIIYLHKKALAHMQSRRGPLQTGFHGTLQIFSQILKTILNWPKLFTNWQDLSNNIGVMISLTFAILAFLLIPLTEDIFLMNIEMSLPLCLSFIMISNMGAFLSIKKVKLNTNKMAGLLDRISTVLIFSIPLFISSMGPVIVSSSFNLFEIVRAQSRFYNILYQPLSFIVFLLSCSLLWQRLPLDVPKKDTYFNTDYLSTQTGLNYLISTISEYINIISLLILGTLLYLGGWNGPKILHPLIWTIIKTFVLQVIILFLYTIIPRIRGFRKKINLSLAILCLLSFLNLLITIFLVLYLKPIF
- the nuoB gene encoding NADH-quinone oxidoreductase subunit NuoB codes for the protein MDNNPKHLRKIKFLNRLKNWVKLTSINVYCFSSGCCGDEILATYGPVYDLERLGVNFVSSPERADVLMIAGTITKEMKPILEDLYNNIEDKTVVIAVGSCAINGGPFYKSDYILNGVKEIFNVDLYVPGCPPRPEAIIYSILRYKERFK
- a CDS encoding DUF1858 domain-containing protein, which encodes MTIGEVVTKYPQTMPVFFSHGLPCVGCHVAQWESVEEGALAHGIKDVKKLVEDLNKVAEQVNIK